In a genomic window of Nesterenkonia halotolerans:
- a CDS encoding dihydrolipoamide acetyltransferase family protein — translation MAETFNLPDVGEGLTEAEIVSWRISVGDTVEVNDIVVEIETAKSLVELPVPFAGTVTELVASEGETIEVGSPLIRIAAEGEDAPAPDSAAPAAPEEPAAPAEKSSRSRSGRGRKAAEKAEAAEQAAASERAAKAESEGENQALVGSGPKADSATRRRRTRSTAPDLVDLEGLEIAAPAAPAGAVTDIADIVARASPPVRALAKRLGVAVWELVGSGRNGQITRDDVERQARQKREQRASGQVPSTGAPSPGRRKTTPAEEGLLYEGPREDNVQVRGVRKATARNVTASATTVPHVSVFKEVDVTRTMELRSALKQDPSYAGLSVSPMLFAAKAIIWAARRNPQVNATWHDTYYTLKNYLNLGIAAATPRGLVVPVIHEAHAFNTRGLAAAITQLTVDAREGRTTPGEMQGGTVSITNIGTLGLDSGTPILPPGQAAIVALGAVRKKPWVVDGQIVPRDVMVIGGSFDHRLIDGDLAGRFISDVAAVMEQPGLLID, via the coding sequence ATGGCCGAGACCTTCAATCTTCCCGATGTCGGCGAGGGACTCACCGAGGCGGAGATCGTCAGCTGGCGCATCTCCGTGGGTGACACCGTCGAGGTTAATGACATCGTCGTCGAGATCGAGACCGCCAAGTCGCTGGTGGAGCTGCCGGTGCCCTTCGCCGGAACTGTCACCGAGCTTGTGGCGAGCGAGGGGGAGACCATCGAGGTGGGGTCCCCCTTGATCAGGATCGCCGCCGAGGGCGAGGACGCCCCCGCCCCCGATTCCGCAGCCCCGGCTGCGCCGGAGGAACCCGCAGCACCTGCCGAGAAGAGCAGCCGGTCCCGCTCCGGTCGCGGCCGCAAGGCCGCCGAGAAGGCTGAGGCCGCCGAACAGGCGGCCGCCTCCGAGCGGGCCGCGAAGGCGGAGAGCGAAGGCGAGAACCAGGCGCTGGTCGGCTCGGGTCCCAAAGCCGACTCCGCCACCCGCCGTCGCCGGACACGCTCCACGGCGCCAGACCTGGTGGACCTGGAGGGGCTGGAGATCGCCGCCCCGGCGGCACCCGCAGGTGCTGTGACTGACATCGCCGACATCGTGGCCCGCGCGAGTCCTCCGGTGCGCGCGCTGGCGAAGCGGCTCGGCGTCGCCGTCTGGGAGCTCGTCGGCTCCGGACGCAACGGCCAGATCACCCGGGATGACGTGGAGCGCCAGGCGCGGCAGAAGCGTGAGCAGCGCGCCTCCGGCCAGGTCCCTTCCACGGGTGCGCCGTCTCCGGGCCGGCGCAAGACGACGCCCGCCGAGGAGGGGCTGCTCTACGAAGGTCCGCGTGAGGACAATGTGCAGGTGCGCGGGGTGCGCAAGGCGACCGCCCGCAACGTCACCGCCTCCGCGACCACCGTTCCGCATGTCTCGGTGTTCAAAGAGGTCGACGTCACCCGCACCATGGAGCTTCGCTCCGCGCTGAAGCAGGATCCCTCCTATGCCGGACTGAGCGTCTCGCCCATGCTCTTCGCCGCCAAGGCGATCATCTGGGCGGCCCGCCGAAATCCCCAGGTCAACGCGACCTGGCACGACACCTATTACACCTTGAAGAACTATCTGAACCTGGGGATCGCTGCGGCCACCCCGCGCGGTCTGGTGGTTCCAGTGATCCACGAAGCCCACGCCTTCAACACCCGCGGGCTGGCTGCGGCGATCACCCAGCTGACCGTCGACGCCCGCGAAGGCCGGACCACCCCCGGTGAGATGCAGGGCGGGACCGTCTCGATCACCAATATCGGCACCCTGGGTCTCGACAGCGGAACCCCGATCCTGCCGCCGGGCCAGGCAGCGATCGTCGCACTCGGCGCCGTGCGGAAGAAGCCCTGGGTCGTGGACGGCCAGATCGTCCCGCGCGATGTCATGGTGATCGGTGGATCCTTCGACCACCGGCTGATCGACGGGGATCTGGCGGGGAGGTTCATCTCCGATGTGGCCGCGGTCATGGAGCAGCCGGGTCTGCTGATCGACTGA
- a CDS encoding alpha-ketoacid dehydrogenase subunit beta: MSAIKEMPMAKAITAALRDELAADQRTLLIGEDIGALGGVFRVTDGLQAEFGTHRVIDSPLAESGIIGTSIGMAMRGYRPVAEIQFDGFVFPAFNQITSQLAKMHSRTDGKVKVPVTIRLPYGGHVGSVEHHSESPEALFAHTAGLRVVAPSSPQDAYWMTRQAIVSDDPVIILEPKRRYWLKGKVDTENPAPDAFRAQVLREGTDATIATYGPLVPVALAAAEAARADQRSIEVVDIRSISPLDDETIARSAAKTQRLVVAHEAPTFGGMGGEIAARVAERAHHRLLAPVLRVGGFHMPYPPASQEHRYLPDIDRMLEAVDRSFSYQRGV; this comes from the coding sequence ATGAGCGCGATCAAAGAGATGCCGATGGCCAAGGCGATCACGGCGGCGCTGCGCGACGAGCTGGCGGCCGATCAGCGGACGCTGCTGATCGGTGAGGACATCGGTGCGCTGGGTGGGGTCTTCCGGGTGACCGACGGGCTCCAGGCGGAGTTCGGCACTCACCGCGTGATCGACTCCCCGCTGGCAGAATCGGGCATCATCGGCACCAGCATCGGCATGGCCATGCGCGGCTATCGGCCGGTGGCCGAGATCCAGTTCGACGGCTTCGTCTTTCCCGCCTTCAACCAGATCACCAGCCAGCTGGCGAAGATGCACAGCCGCACCGATGGCAAGGTCAAGGTGCCGGTGACCATCCGGCTGCCCTATGGCGGACATGTCGGCTCCGTGGAGCATCATTCCGAGTCTCCTGAGGCGCTCTTCGCGCATACTGCGGGTCTGCGGGTCGTGGCCCCGTCCAGCCCGCAGGACGCCTACTGGATGACCCGGCAGGCGATCGTCAGCGATGATCCGGTGATCATCCTCGAGCCCAAGCGACGCTACTGGCTCAAGGGCAAGGTGGACACCGAGAACCCGGCGCCCGACGCCTTCCGAGCCCAGGTGCTGCGCGAGGGCACCGATGCCACCATCGCCACCTACGGTCCGCTGGTCCCGGTGGCGCTCGCCGCCGCCGAGGCGGCCCGGGCGGATCAGCGCAGCATCGAGGTGGTGGACATCCGGTCGATCAGCCCACTCGATGACGAGACCATCGCGCGCTCGGCCGCGAAGACCCAGCGGCTGGTCGTCGCCCATGAGGCGCCCACCTTCGGCGGCATGGGCGGAGAGATCGCCGCTCGGGTCGCTGAGCGGGCGCATCACCGACTTCTGGCCCCGGTGCTGCGAGTGGGAGGATTCCACATGCCCTATCCGCCCGCCTCGCAGGAGCACCGGTACCTGCCCGATATTGATCGCATGCTGGAAGCCGTGGATCGCAGCTTCAGCTACCAGAGGGGTGTCTGA
- a CDS encoding thiamine pyrophosphate-dependent dehydrogenase E1 component subunit alpha: MQPIQLLAPDGKLAENEVYGPYIAKLSGEELRELYRYMAMERRLDAEATSLQRQGQLALWAPALGQEAAQVGTIAALKSSDMVFPTYREHAMALYRGIAPEELLTTFRATRHSGWDPRQHNFQVYTLVLAAQTLHAAGWAMGIQQDQRTGSIPRDRAEDEIVVACIGDGATSQGDVHESMVFASSYELPMLYFIQNNHWAISVPTRTQSRGPLVNRAQGYGFEGVRVDGNDVLASYAVATKLSAEIRAGKGPKLIESVTYRMGAHTTADDPTKYRSNEELELWEGRDPIRRYRSWLDSTGEADQAYFEQVDAESKDLASDMRKSVLALEPIDIERVFDTVYSEPHRQVEAEKAWLKDYEAGFAEETTTEAGGTR, from the coding sequence GTGCAGCCCATACAGCTGCTCGCCCCGGACGGGAAGCTCGCTGAGAACGAGGTCTACGGTCCCTATATCGCGAAGCTGAGCGGCGAGGAGCTGCGCGAGCTCTACCGCTACATGGCCATGGAGCGTCGGCTCGACGCCGAGGCCACCTCGCTGCAGCGGCAGGGACAGCTTGCGCTCTGGGCACCCGCACTCGGCCAGGAAGCCGCCCAGGTGGGCACCATTGCCGCGCTGAAGTCCTCCGACATGGTCTTTCCGACCTACCGCGAACATGCCATGGCGCTCTACCGGGGGATCGCCCCGGAGGAGCTGCTGACCACCTTCCGCGCGACTCGCCATTCCGGCTGGGACCCGCGGCAGCACAACTTCCAGGTCTATACCCTGGTGCTCGCGGCGCAGACCCTGCATGCCGCGGGCTGGGCCATGGGGATCCAACAGGACCAGCGCACCGGCAGCATCCCGCGCGATCGGGCCGAGGACGAGATCGTCGTCGCCTGCATCGGCGACGGCGCCACCAGCCAGGGCGACGTGCATGAGTCCATGGTCTTCGCCAGCTCCTACGAGCTGCCGATGCTCTACTTCATCCAGAACAACCACTGGGCGATCTCCGTGCCCACCCGCACGCAGTCCCGCGGGCCTCTGGTGAACCGCGCACAGGGCTACGGCTTTGAAGGCGTCCGCGTGGACGGCAATGACGTGCTCGCCAGCTATGCCGTGGCCACGAAGCTCTCCGCTGAGATACGAGCCGGCAAGGGCCCCAAGCTGATCGAATCGGTCACCTACCGCATGGGTGCCCACACCACCGCCGATGATCCGACCAAGTACCGGAGCAACGAGGAGCTCGAGCTCTGGGAGGGGCGCGATCCGATCCGGCGCTATCGGTCCTGGCTGGACTCCACCGGTGAGGCCGATCAGGCCTACTTCGAGCAGGTCGACGCCGAGTCCAAGGATCTCGCCTCGGACATGCGCAAGTCGGTGCTGGCGCTGGAGCCGATCGACATCGAGCGGGTCTTCGACACCGTCTATTCGGAGCCGCACCGGCAGGTGGAGGCCGAGAAGGCCTGGCTGAAGGACTACGAGGCCGGCTTCGCCGAAGAGACGACCACGGAAGCGGGCGGCACACGATGA
- the hisC gene encoding histidinol-phosphate transaminase, which produces MFSRAGSITPRESVSLLPAYAAGKPPQPADGLTPYKLSSNENPLGPVPAVTQALAEIDTLHRYPNPSAEGLRAGLASALEVPVEDIVAGTGSLGALTQIINAFAGSNSDGSKDEVIYAWRSFEAYPIVVRTAGAKDVTVPVASDGRHDLEAMLAAITEQTKVILLCTPNNPTGPALSHSEVEGFLAKAPSDVVVVLDEAYQEFVRSEDPLDALSLYRTHPNVVVLRTFSKAHGLAALRVGYSIASQEITAHLRVVAPPFGVSTLAEAAALASLENIDQVTARVDSLVAERERVFAALTEAGWTIPEPQGNFVWLPLGEKSQDFAQQAGVQALAVRAFAGEGVRVTIGEVEANDRFIELCRTYRFHD; this is translated from the coding sequence ATGTTCTCACGCGCCGGGTCGATCACCCCACGGGAAAGTGTCAGCCTTCTGCCAGCATATGCGGCAGGCAAGCCGCCTCAGCCGGCCGACGGGCTGACCCCCTATAAGCTCTCCTCCAACGAGAACCCGTTGGGCCCCGTGCCTGCAGTGACGCAGGCGCTCGCCGAGATCGACACCCTGCATCGCTATCCGAATCCCAGCGCGGAGGGACTGCGCGCCGGACTGGCGAGCGCCCTCGAGGTGCCGGTGGAGGACATCGTGGCAGGCACCGGCAGCCTGGGAGCGCTGACCCAGATCATCAACGCCTTCGCAGGCTCCAACAGCGACGGAAGCAAGGACGAGGTCATCTACGCCTGGCGCTCCTTCGAGGCCTACCCGATCGTGGTGCGCACCGCCGGGGCGAAGGACGTCACCGTCCCGGTGGCCTCCGACGGACGCCATGACCTCGAGGCCATGCTCGCCGCGATCACCGAGCAGACCAAGGTGATTCTGCTCTGCACCCCGAACAACCCCACGGGTCCTGCGCTGAGCCACAGCGAGGTGGAGGGATTCCTCGCGAAGGCTCCCAGCGACGTCGTCGTCGTCCTCGATGAGGCGTATCAGGAATTCGTGCGCAGCGAGGATCCGCTCGATGCGCTCTCGCTCTACCGCACCCACCCCAACGTGGTGGTGCTGCGCACCTTCTCCAAGGCGCACGGCCTGGCCGCGCTGCGCGTGGGCTACTCCATCGCCTCGCAGGAGATCACCGCGCACCTGCGCGTGGTCGCACCGCCCTTCGGCGTCTCCACGCTGGCCGAGGCCGCCGCGCTTGCCTCCTTGGAGAACATAGATCAGGTCACTGCGCGGGTCGATTCCCTGGTGGCCGAGCGGGAGCGCGTGTTCGCGGCGCTGACCGAGGCCGGCTGGACCATCCCCGAGCCGCAGGGCAACTTCGTCTGGCTCCCGCTGGGCGAGAAGTCCCAGGACTTCGCCCAGCAGGCCGGGGTGCAGGCGCTTGCAGTGCGCGCATTCGCCGGCGAGGGCGTGCGGGTCACGATTGGTGAGGTCGAGGCCAATGATCGATTCATCGAGTTGTGCCGGACCTACAGATTCCACGACTGA
- a CDS encoding phage holin family protein: MRILLAIILNALALAAAAFLIPGIYVDGAETGTGATILAFLFVGAVFGLVNVVIKPIIALLSLPITCLTLGLFAVVINAGMLMLTAWLTSWVPVHFVVEDFFFSAILGSIVVSLVSALLNRFILRPLEN, translated from the coding sequence GTGAGAATCCTACTGGCAATCATCTTGAACGCCCTGGCCCTCGCCGCAGCGGCATTCCTCATCCCCGGCATCTATGTGGACGGCGCCGAGACGGGCACGGGCGCGACGATCCTCGCCTTCCTGTTCGTGGGAGCCGTCTTCGGGCTGGTCAATGTGGTCATCAAGCCCATCATCGCGCTGCTCTCGCTGCCCATCACCTGCCTGACGCTGGGCCTGTTCGCCGTGGTCATCAATGCCGGCATGCTGATGCTCACCGCGTGGCTGACCTCCTGGGTCCCGGTGCACTTCGTGGTGGAGGACTTCTTCTTCAGCGCCATCCTGGGCTCCATCGTGGTCTCGCTGGTCTCGGCGCTGCTGAACCGATTCATCCTGCGTCCGCTGGAGAACTAG
- the purB gene encoding adenylosuccinate lyase: MVTSSTPAATAENEHPASRVRLADAEPQIALGALDGRYRSAVAPLVDHLSEAALNRNRLHVEIEWFIHLCTEGVLQGLPTLDEEQLRGLRGIVTGFGTEELAELGAIEAETLHDVKAVEYFIARRLPALGLAQLTPLVHFACTSEDINNLSYAVGIRDAVQQVWLPAAHGALESLATLAEDSAQVAMLARTHGQPATPTTLGKEIAVFVHRLRRQLGRIESQEFLGKLNGATGTYAAHLAAAPEADWPALSQRFVEKLGLTFNPLTTQIESHDFQAELYADMARFNRILHGLCVDLWSYISIGFFRQIPVAGATGSSTMPHKVNPIRFENAEANLEISNALLDALGSTLVESRWQRDLTDSSGQRNIGTGIGHSVLALSNVSKGLKQLAVAEEVIAADLDANWEVLGEAIQTVMRAEAVAGVPGMENPYERLKELTRGRRVDAEKLKEFVGGLGLSEAAEARLKQLTPAGYTGLAAQLANQFSR, encoded by the coding sequence ATGGTCACCTCTTCCACTCCCGCTGCCACCGCCGAGAACGAGCACCCCGCGAGCCGCGTCCGTCTGGCCGATGCCGAGCCACAGATCGCGCTCGGCGCGCTGGACGGTCGGTACCGCAGCGCCGTCGCGCCACTGGTGGACCACCTCTCCGAGGCCGCGCTGAACCGCAATCGGCTCCACGTGGAGATCGAGTGGTTCATCCACCTGTGCACCGAAGGCGTGCTTCAGGGGCTGCCGACGCTCGATGAGGAACAGCTGCGCGGTCTGCGCGGGATCGTCACCGGGTTCGGCACCGAGGAGCTCGCCGAGCTGGGGGCCATCGAGGCCGAGACCCTGCACGATGTGAAGGCCGTGGAGTACTTCATCGCACGTCGACTCCCGGCCCTGGGGCTGGCCCAGCTCACCCCGCTGGTGCACTTCGCCTGCACCAGCGAGGACATCAACAACCTCTCCTACGCGGTGGGCATCCGCGACGCCGTGCAGCAGGTCTGGCTCCCGGCCGCCCACGGCGCTCTGGAATCCCTCGCCACGCTCGCCGAGGACTCCGCTCAGGTGGCCATGCTGGCCCGCACGCACGGGCAGCCCGCCACGCCGACCACGCTGGGCAAGGAGATCGCCGTCTTCGTCCACCGACTCCGGCGGCAGCTGGGCCGCATCGAATCCCAGGAGTTCCTGGGCAAGCTCAACGGCGCCACAGGAACCTATGCCGCACACCTCGCCGCTGCCCCCGAGGCGGACTGGCCTGCGCTGTCGCAGCGGTTCGTGGAGAAGCTGGGGCTCACGTTCAACCCGCTGACCACACAGATCGAGTCCCACGACTTCCAGGCCGAGCTCTACGCCGATATGGCCCGATTCAACCGGATCCTGCATGGACTGTGCGTGGATCTGTGGAGCTACATCTCGATCGGCTTCTTCCGTCAGATCCCGGTGGCCGGCGCCACCGGATCCTCGACCATGCCGCACAAGGTCAACCCGATCCGCTTCGAGAACGCCGAGGCGAACCTGGAGATCTCCAATGCGCTGCTCGATGCCTTGGGCTCGACCCTGGTGGAATCACGCTGGCAGCGCGATCTCACCGACTCCTCGGGACAGCGCAACATCGGCACCGGAATCGGGCACTCGGTGCTTGCGCTGAGCAATGTGAGCAAGGGGCTGAAGCAGCTTGCGGTGGCCGAAGAGGTCATCGCTGCCGACCTCGACGCGAACTGGGAGGTGCTCGGCGAGGCCATCCAGACCGTGATGCGCGCCGAAGCCGTGGCCGGGGTGCCGGGCATGGAGAATCCCTATGAACGGCTCAAGGAGCTCACCCGCGGCCGCCGGGTGGACGCCGAGAAGCTCAAGGAGTTCGTGGGCGGGCTGGGTCTGTCCGAGGCCGCGGAGGCTCGGCTGAAGCAGCTGACCCCGGCGGGCTACACCGGTCTGGCCGCTCAGCTGGCCAACCAGTTCAGCCGATAG
- a CDS encoding sugar O-acetyltransferase, producing the protein MEHGAFTEDERTQYQRLRDGHWYRADEEILERAFAAHQLSHRYSQAAAQGDDDAAAALLPQLIGELGEDVAIRPPLSVDYGAHMSIGDRVFINTGLVALDVAPIRIGADCLLGPNVQLLTPIHPLEPGPRRQKWESAEPITLEENVWLGGGVIVCPGVTIGRNSVIGAGSVVTRDIPANSVAVGNPARVIRALEA; encoded by the coding sequence ATGGAGCACGGAGCGTTCACCGAAGACGAGCGGACCCAGTATCAGCGTCTGCGGGACGGGCACTGGTACCGGGCCGATGAAGAGATCCTCGAGCGCGCCTTCGCGGCTCATCAGCTCTCTCACCGGTACAGCCAGGCGGCAGCCCAGGGCGACGACGACGCTGCCGCTGCGCTGCTGCCGCAGCTGATCGGTGAGCTCGGCGAGGATGTGGCGATCCGACCCCCGCTCTCGGTGGACTACGGCGCGCATATGTCCATCGGGGACCGCGTCTTCATCAACACCGGCCTGGTGGCGCTGGACGTCGCCCCGATCCGGATCGGAGCTGACTGCCTGCTGGGTCCCAATGTGCAGCTGCTGACCCCGATCCATCCCTTGGAGCCGGGTCCGAGGCGGCAGAAGTGGGAGTCCGCGGAGCCGATCACCCTGGAGGAGAACGTGTGGCTCGGCGGCGGCGTCATAGTCTGCCCTGGAGTCACCATCGGTCGCAACAGCGTGATCGGCGCCGGTTCGGTGGTGACCCGCGACATCCCCGCGAACTCTGTGGCCGTGGGCAACCCCGCTCGGGTCATTCGGGCGCTGGAGGCGTGA
- a CDS encoding VOC family protein, with translation MTIGMTPYLQFSGTARSALEFYHSIFGGELGMMTYAEGMGTEDENKDLLMHGSLFVDRGLHLMASDAPAGVPAVLGTVSLSNSTPDDAEHKTLEQWWEKLSEGAEISEQLAQSPWGDTFGMLTDKFGVPWMVNAAR, from the coding sequence ATGACCATCGGCATGACCCCCTATCTGCAGTTCTCCGGCACCGCGCGCAGCGCCCTGGAGTTCTACCACTCGATCTTCGGCGGGGAGCTCGGCATGATGACCTACGCCGAGGGCATGGGCACCGAGGATGAGAACAAGGATCTCCTCATGCATGGTTCGCTGTTCGTGGACCGAGGCCTCCACCTCATGGCCTCCGACGCCCCGGCTGGGGTGCCCGCTGTGCTGGGCACCGTATCGCTGAGCAACAGCACCCCCGACGACGCGGAGCACAAGACCCTCGAGCAGTGGTGGGAGAAGCTCTCCGAGGGCGCCGAGATCAGCGAGCAGCTGGCACAGTCGCCGTGGGGCGACACCTTTGGGATGCTCACCGACAAGTTCGGGGTGCCCTGGATGGTCAACGCCGCGCGCTGA
- a CDS encoding prenyltransferase, which produces MNLVRQLLLSSRPFSWINTAFPFAAAYLYAAREIDWVLILGALFFLVPYNVAMYGINDVFDYESDLRNPRKGGIEGALLAPALHAPVLWISALSTLPPALALMLGGGPATWAAMLVSLFAVAAYSVKGLRFKERPFLDSLTSSTHFVSPAVVGFALAHDRVGYDPGATVVLILAAFFLWGMAAHAFGAVQDVVPDREGGIASVATALGARFTVRMAVLLWAAAGVLLLLGQWPTPLAAVLVVPYIAISLPWFNVTDETSAGVNSAWRRFIWLNYACGFLATLMLIWVW; this is translated from the coding sequence ATGAACCTGGTCCGTCAGCTGCTGCTCTCCTCGCGACCCTTCAGCTGGATCAACACCGCCTTTCCCTTCGCCGCGGCGTATCTCTATGCCGCACGGGAGATCGACTGGGTGCTGATCCTGGGTGCGCTGTTCTTCCTGGTTCCCTACAACGTCGCGATGTATGGGATCAATGACGTGTTCGACTACGAGTCGGACCTGCGCAATCCTCGCAAGGGTGGGATCGAGGGCGCACTGCTGGCTCCCGCGCTGCACGCCCCGGTGCTGTGGATCTCAGCGCTGAGCACCCTGCCGCCTGCGCTGGCGCTGATGCTCGGCGGCGGGCCCGCCACGTGGGCCGCGATGCTGGTGAGCCTCTTCGCCGTCGCCGCGTATTCGGTGAAGGGGCTGCGATTCAAGGAGCGTCCGTTCCTGGATTCGCTGACCTCCAGCACCCACTTCGTCAGTCCTGCGGTGGTCGGGTTCGCGCTGGCACACGATCGGGTCGGCTACGATCCGGGCGCCACTGTGGTGCTCATCCTGGCGGCCTTCTTCCTCTGGGGCATGGCCGCCCACGCCTTCGGTGCGGTGCAGGACGTGGTGCCAGACCGTGAGGGCGGCATCGCCTCGGTGGCCACAGCGCTTGGGGCGCGCTTCACCGTGCGGATGGCGGTGCTGCTCTGGGCGGCAGCGGGGGTGCTGCTGCTCCTGGGGCAGTGGCCGACCCCGCTGGCGGCAGTGCTGGTGGTGCCCTATATCGCCATCTCGCTGCCCTGGTTCAACGTCACCGATGAGACCTCTGCTGGAGTGAACTCTGCCTGGCGCAGGTTCATCTGGCTGAACTATGCCTGCGGGTTCCTCGCGACGCTGATGCTGATCTGGGTGTGGTGA
- a CDS encoding lycopene cyclase domain-containing protein, whose amino-acid sequence MAYLWLSLAFMVPAVIAAVALRHRIHWAAVGATTLVLLILTAVFDNVIIGLDIVRYGHEHLLGVYLWLAPIEDFSYSLAAVLLLPALWHVLRRRTERASAGQVGR is encoded by the coding sequence ATGGCCTATCTCTGGCTGAGCCTGGCCTTCATGGTGCCCGCGGTCATCGCAGCCGTGGCGCTGCGGCATCGGATCCACTGGGCCGCGGTGGGAGCCACGACGCTGGTGCTGCTGATCCTCACAGCGGTCTTCGACAACGTGATCATCGGTCTCGACATCGTGCGCTACGGCCATGAGCACCTGCTCGGGGTGTACCTGTGGCTCGCCCCGATCGAGGACTTCAGCTACTCGCTGGCCGCGGTGCTGCTGCTGCCGGCGCTCTGGCATGTGCTGCGTCGGCGAACCGAGCGGGCCTCCGCCGGGCAGGTGGGCCGATGA
- a CDS encoding lycopene cyclase domain-containing protein — MSYLYLAGLLLAAACMLLIDRRFQLFFFRDPRVAAVVTVIGVVFFLLWDFAGIGLGIFLVGHSAYMTGIMLAPEMPLEEPVFLAFLSLCTMILYTGAARLLDARSAATARSSAPSSGQGKA, encoded by the coding sequence GTGTCCTACCTGTACCTGGCGGGATTGCTGCTTGCGGCCGCCTGCATGCTGCTGATCGATCGCCGGTTCCAGCTCTTCTTCTTCCGTGACCCGCGGGTGGCTGCGGTGGTGACCGTGATCGGCGTCGTCTTCTTCCTGCTATGGGACTTCGCCGGAATCGGACTCGGAATCTTCCTGGTCGGCCACAGCGCCTACATGACCGGGATCATGCTCGCCCCGGAGATGCCGCTGGAGGAGCCGGTGTTCCTCGCGTTCCTGAGCCTGTGCACGATGATCCTCTACACCGGGGCGGCCAGGCTGCTGGACGCCCGCAGCGCGGCGACTGCCCGGTCGAGCGCGCCGTCCAGCGGGCAGGGGAAGGCCTAA